A window of Longimicrobiaceae bacterium contains these coding sequences:
- a CDS encoding TolC family protein, whose protein sequence is RNRVRLEVARLHSEAERARSQLALYARSILPQGRAAVEAATAGYRAGRTEFSSVLESQSTLFAYEIAYVRLLSEFARTVAELERATGGEVLR, encoded by the coding sequence GCGCAACCGCGTCCGGCTGGAGGTGGCGCGCCTCCACTCCGAGGCCGAGCGCGCCCGCTCGCAGCTGGCGCTCTACGCCCGGTCCATCCTCCCGCAGGGGCGGGCGGCGGTGGAGGCCGCGACGGCCGGCTACCGCGCCGGCCGCACGGAGTTCAGCAGCGTGCTGGAGAGCCAGAGCACGCTTTTCGCCTACGAAATCGCATACGTCCGCCTGCTCTCGGAGTTCGCGCGCACGGTCGCCGAGCTGGAGCGGGCCACGGGCGGGGAGGTGCTACGA